The region GAGACCGGCCTGCGTCCCGGTGAGAAGCTCTACGAAGAGCTGCTGATCGATGGGCATGCGGAGCCGACCCGTAATCCGCGGATTTTCAGGGCCGAAGAGGGCTTCATCCCCTGGGAAAAACTCGAACGGGACCTGACCGAGCTCGAGCAGTACGGCGATGACGGGAAGGACATGCTCGTGCGTCGCAAGCTCGCGCAACTGGTTCTGGGCTATCGCAACCGCGCGGACCAGGGAATGGTAGCGAACCTGTGACGACGATTGACCGCTGTCGTTTCCCGTGTCTTCCAGCGGCGGCGTCACCGGCGCGAACCGCGGGGCCGTCACGCCGTCCGCCGCCGGACCGCTAGACCGGTTTTTGCAATTCTGACCCCAGGGCAAGATTATGGCGGGCGCGGCACCCGCCTCGGCAATCCCGCACCTTCGACCGCACAGATCCCTTTCCCCGTCCAATCCATGCGGGGGCCGATACGAGGCCACTTAGAATGACCATCTTCCGCCAGATATTCATCGCATTCGCGCGGGTATCGAAACGCTTCTCGCGAGAGAACCTGTACGAATGGCTGACCATCGAGCTCGACAGGCTCCCCGAGGGGAGCAAGGTGCTGTGTATCGGCGGCGGTGGCGGCCTCGATGGAATGATTGCCAGGCATCCGGCGACCGACACGATTTCGATCGACATCGACCCGGATCGCAAGCCCGACATGGTGATGGACGCCACGCAAATGACCTTCGCCGACGATGATTTCGACGCAGTTTTCATGATGGAAGTGCTCGAACACGTGCGCGAGCCGCAAGCTGCGCTGAGCGAGATCGAACGCGTTCTGAAGCCGGGCGGACCCTTCGTACTCAGCACCCCCTTCGTGTTCGGCATTCACGAGGAGCCGTGGGATTACTGGCGCTTCACGCGCCACGGCCTCGAAGAACTTCTGCGTTCCTTCGAGGTCGAACGGATCGCGCCGCGAAACTACTACTACCGCTCGATCATCGTGCAGTTCATGCGTACGATCTTTTCCCCTGGGCGCAAACGTCAGGTGGTCGGCATGTTCGCGATCCTGGTCGGCAGCCCGTTCTTCCTTCTCCTCATGCTGCTCGACAAGATCGCCCCTGACGATCGCTCTACCACCGGCTATTTCGCCGTCGCTAAGAAGCGCGTAGCAGGCTGAGGCCCCGGCCCGACCGCCTTGCCAGACCAGCGATGAACTTGCGCACATTCAGATCCACGCCTGCCGGCATCGCGAGCGGGAAAGGCCTTAAGGGACAGCTCGTTCGCGCAGGCGCGGGCGGTATGGGAGTGCGCATCCTTTCCCTGTTCGCCACGCTGGCGTCATCGGTGGTGTTGGCCCGCGTCTTGGGCGATGTCGATTACGGGATCTACGCTTTCGCGCTCTCTGTCACGGCATTGCTGGCGCTGCCGGTCCAGGCAGGCCTGCCCCTGCTCGTCATCCGCGAGACCGCCAGCGCGGATTCGGCCCGTGACGGGACGGCGATGCGCAGCATCATCGGATGGGCGCTGCGGATCAACATCATCTTCGCGCTTGTCGTCGTCCTCGCCGTACTGGCGGTGACGCTCGTAGCGGGCGACGGCATTTCGACCCAGGACCGCCTCATCTTCTGGCTCGCGGCGCTGCTCATCCTGCCGGTGGCGCTGTGCAGCACGTTGGGCGCAATCCTGCGGGGCCTGCGCAAGGTGATGTCGGGCCTTTACCCGATCGAGGTCGTGCGGCCCCTGCTCATCAGCCTGCTGGTCGCAGCCGGTGTCGTCCTCGCCGCACCCAATCTCGATGCGACTGCGGCCCTGGCGCTCAACTTGGTGGCCACTCTGGCGGTGTTGGCGTTGCTGGTCGTCCTCGTGATGCGCGCGCTTCCGCCGGAGAGCCGCCGGATGAGTGGAATGCAGTTCCAGACGTCCAGCTGGCTCAAAGCGCTAGTGCCGCTTGCCCTGATGTCGAGCCTCCATCTCGTCAACCAGAACGCCGACATGGTCATGCTGGGGATCTTTCGCGAGCCGCAAGAGGTCGGCTACTACAAGGTCGCCGTGTCGGGCGCCGGCTTCGTGATCTTCGGCCTGTCCGCGATCCAGGTGGTCGCAATGCCCTATGTCAGCCGGTTTCATGTCGAGCGGGACCCGGTCCGCATGCAACGCCTCGCCGCGGCCTGTGCGGGCGGCTCCGTGCTGCTGGCAGTCCCCGTCTTCGCGCTCTACCTGGCAGTTGGCCGGCCCCTGATCGGCCTGGTTTACGGGGCGAGCTTCGAGGCAGCGTGGGAGCCGCTCATGCTGCTGTCCATCGCGCAGATCATCAACGGCGTCTTCGGCATCGTCTGGCCGCTGCTGGTGATGACCGGCAACGAGAAGGCGGGTTTTCGCGGAATGATAGTGGCCACCGCCATCAACGTGACTCTCAATGCCGTCCTGATACCCGACATGGGTGCGGTCGGCGCAGCCATCGCCACCGGCATTTCGGTCATCGTGTGGAACGTGTTGTTCTGGATCAGCGCCCGGCGGCTGATCGGTATCGACGCCTCCCCTCTGGGCCTGCTTCGTCGCGCGCGGCCGCCTCATAAGGAAGCGCCATGACTGCGTCGCGGATCCCTGCGATTTCGGTGACGATGGCGGCCTATAATGTCGCGCCGTTCGTCGGCGAATGCCTCGACAGCGTTCTCGGGCAGGAGTTCGCCGACTTTGAGCTGATCATCGTCGACGACGCCTCGCAGGACGGGACCTTCGCGATCCTGCAGGATTATGCCGAGCGCGATCCGCGGATCCGCCTCCTGCGGCAGGAGCGCAACCAGGGTCTGTCCGTCGCCCGCAATATCGGCATCGCGCAGGCGCGCGGCGAATGGGTGACTTTTCTCGATGCCGACGATCTCTTCAGCCCCGCAATGCTGCGCCGTGCGATCGAGAAGGGACGCCAGGCCGATGCGCAGATGGTCCTGTGGGACTATGCGGCCTTCACTGACCAGGCGCGGATAGCCGGACTGGCGGCAAAGCCGTCTTCGCTGATCGCAAGCGGAGGCGACGATCGGGTCGCGCTGCTCGATCGCCCTGCCTTTGCGTGGACCCGGATGGTACGACGCGACGCGTTGGAGCGCCTGGATATCGCCTTCGCGCCGGGACTTACCTATCAGGACGTGCCGGTGCACTGGCAGCTCGTCACGCAGCTCGATACCATCGCTGTCGTGCCCGAACGGCTTGCTTTCTACCGCCAGCAACCTGCCGCGACGACCGCCGGCAAGGGCATCAAGCGGGCCGACTATTTCCATGTCCTCGATCTCGTGGAGCAATATCTGATCGAGGCTCATCTGCTCGAAACCTATGCCGATGTGCTGACCGGGCTGCAGCTCAACGCATGGCACGGGGTCTATGATGTCGTCGCGCCCAAGCATCGCATGAAGGTGCGGGCCATGATCGACGAACGCTTCGAAGATCGCCACCGCGCCTACCTCGCGGCGGGCAAGCCGCTGCGGTGGCAGGCGCGCGCATTCTTCCGCGCCCGCGAGGGGAACGTCGTGGCGGCCTCGGCCCTGGCGGCACGGAACATGGCTCGCGCGCTTTACCGGCGCCTGGGGAAGGGTGGCTGACTTGGAAGTTCGCGGATCCTCCCCCGCTGCGCGGTTCAAGCGCGCCATGAGGCGCTGGAAGGGCGC is a window of Alteriqipengyuania lutimaris DNA encoding:
- a CDS encoding flippase, producing the protein MRILSLFATLASSVVLARVLGDVDYGIYAFALSVTALLALPVQAGLPLLVIRETASADSARDGTAMRSIIGWALRINIIFALVVVLAVLAVTLVAGDGISTQDRLIFWLAALLILPVALCSTLGAILRGLRKVMSGLYPIEVVRPLLISLLVAAGVVLAAPNLDATAALALNLVATLAVLALLVVLVMRALPPESRRMSGMQFQTSSWLKALVPLALMSSLHLVNQNADMVMLGIFREPQEVGYYKVAVSGAGFVIFGLSAIQVVAMPYVSRFHVERDPVRMQRLAAACAGGSVLLAVPVFALYLAVGRPLIGLVYGASFEAAWEPLMLLSIAQIINGVFGIVWPLLVMTGNEKAGFRGMIVATAINVTLNAVLIPDMGAVGAAIATGISVIVWNVLFWISARRLIGIDASPLGLLRRARPPHKEAP
- a CDS encoding class I SAM-dependent methyltransferase; this translates as MTIFRQIFIAFARVSKRFSRENLYEWLTIELDRLPEGSKVLCIGGGGGLDGMIARHPATDTISIDIDPDRKPDMVMDATQMTFADDDFDAVFMMEVLEHVREPQAALSEIERVLKPGGPFVLSTPFVFGIHEEPWDYWRFTRHGLEELLRSFEVERIAPRNYYYRSIIVQFMRTIFSPGRKRQVVGMFAILVGSPFFLLLMLLDKIAPDDRSTTGYFAVAKKRVAG
- a CDS encoding glycosyltransferase family 2 protein, with the translated sequence MTASRIPAISVTMAAYNVAPFVGECLDSVLGQEFADFELIIVDDASQDGTFAILQDYAERDPRIRLLRQERNQGLSVARNIGIAQARGEWVTFLDADDLFSPAMLRRAIEKGRQADAQMVLWDYAAFTDQARIAGLAAKPSSLIASGGDDRVALLDRPAFAWTRMVRRDALERLDIAFAPGLTYQDVPVHWQLVTQLDTIAVVPERLAFYRQQPAATTAGKGIKRADYFHVLDLVEQYLIEAHLLETYADVLTGLQLNAWHGVYDVVAPKHRMKVRAMIDERFEDRHRAYLAAGKPLRWQARAFFRAREGNVVAASALAARNMARALYRRLGKGG